A genome region from Methylorubrum populi includes the following:
- a CDS encoding M48 family metalloprotease has translation MTGDRQHESGRRSAGGRRRDQLARVGVRLGAAVAFAALLAACAADQTGSVLTPAVITVPEQAPKTTGRARSDDADHAKLVASFGGEYRAPAAHRLLTEITDRLVRASDRPEEAYAVTLLDSPVVNAFALPSGRLYVTRGLLALASDSSEAAAVLAHEIAHVTLRHATARSEMALRSQLVSRVVADVLNDPATGAQLASQSKFTLARFSREQEFEADTNGVRVLAQAGYDPFGAGRFLDALQRTMALKAGSGSAAEPDMLATHPATAERIALVTRAARRIGAPGLGADDRARYLAAIDGLAYGDDPGEGLVRGRRFLHPGLGIAFEVPDAFAIENTRNAVLGTTPEGSRRLLFDQVEASGDRSLEDVLRATWNDAIEAGSVENRIVGGRSVVTALSRGKDWTFRLAAVRMGETTYRMIMAAKGATDPEPAFRRWLESLRPIEPEETASLKPAHLQIVTAGAGDTVEGLARRMSVPDRAVDRFLVLNGMQRGAVLRPGQGYKLVVE, from the coding sequence ATGACGGGGGATCGGCAGCACGAATCGGGGCGGCGGAGCGCGGGGGGGCGCCGCCGGGACCAGCTTGCGCGCGTCGGCGTGCGGCTCGGCGCAGCGGTCGCGTTCGCCGCCCTGCTCGCCGCCTGCGCCGCCGACCAGACCGGAAGCGTGCTCACGCCCGCGGTGATCACGGTGCCCGAGCAGGCGCCGAAGACGACGGGGCGCGCCCGCTCCGACGACGCGGACCATGCCAAACTCGTCGCCTCCTTCGGCGGCGAGTATCGCGCGCCCGCCGCCCACCGGCTGCTCACCGAGATCACCGACCGGCTGGTGCGCGCCAGCGACCGGCCGGAGGAAGCCTACGCGGTCACGCTGCTCGACTCGCCCGTCGTCAACGCCTTCGCCCTGCCGAGCGGCCGGCTCTACGTGACCCGCGGCCTGCTGGCGCTCGCCAGCGACAGCTCGGAAGCGGCGGCCGTGCTCGCCCACGAGATCGCCCACGTGACCCTGCGCCACGCCACCGCCCGCAGCGAGATGGCCCTGCGCTCGCAACTCGTCAGCCGCGTGGTCGCCGACGTGCTGAACGATCCCGCGACGGGGGCGCAACTGGCGAGCCAGTCGAAGTTCACCCTCGCCCGCTTCTCCCGCGAGCAGGAGTTCGAGGCCGACACCAACGGCGTGCGGGTGCTGGCCCAGGCCGGCTACGATCCCTTCGGCGCCGGCCGCTTCCTCGACGCGCTCCAGCGCACCATGGCGCTGAAGGCCGGCAGCGGCAGCGCGGCCGAGCCCGACATGCTGGCGACCCATCCGGCCACCGCCGAGCGCATCGCGCTGGTGACCCGTGCCGCCCGGCGCATCGGCGCACCCGGCCTCGGCGCCGACGACCGCGCCCGCTACCTCGCGGCGATCGACGGGCTCGCCTACGGCGACGATCCCGGCGAGGGGCTGGTGCGCGGCCGACGCTTCCTGCATCCGGGCCTCGGCATCGCCTTCGAGGTGCCGGACGCCTTCGCCATCGAGAACACCCGCAACGCCGTGCTCGGCACCACGCCGGAGGGCAGCCGCCGCCTGCTGTTCGATCAGGTCGAGGCGAGCGGCGACCGCAGCCTGGAGGACGTGCTGCGCGCCACCTGGAACGACGCCATCGAGGCGGGTTCGGTCGAGAACCGCATCGTCGGCGGGCGCTCCGTCGTCACCGCGCTCTCGCGCGGCAAGGACTGGACCTTCCGCCTCGCGGCGGTCCGCATGGGCGAGACCACCTATCGCATGATCATGGCGGCCAAGGGCGCGACCGACCCGGAGCCGGCCTTCCGGCGCTGGCTGGAGAGCCTGCGCCCGATCGAGCCGGAGGAGACGGCCTCCCTCAAGCCGGCCCATCTCCAGATCGTCACCGCCGGAGCGGGCGACACCGTCGAGGGTCTGGCCCGCCGCATGAGCGTGCCCGACCGCGCGGTGGACCGCTTCCTCGTGCTCAACGGCATGCAGCGCGGTGCGGTGCTCAGGCCCGGCCAGGGCTACAAGCTCGTGGTGGAGTGA
- a CDS encoding DNA-binding protein, with amino-acid sequence MWPGDRRDSASDGRRAGRGVSPVLVCLVAACNGPAAPQAVAAPSGADASCRPAASREDRLAGVGARGELILASGGRAVLSDLRWPDDPALDAAARGRLLSFRDAPLVLTERGSEDRWGRRRADGIAGGTEPVDLAGALIAAGLASADAGEADALCRPSLRALEEVPRAAGRGLWSGGPVAATDASALNARAGRFAVVEGRILHVGERPGRTYLDFARRGETGLTVTVQKRTWRTLAEHGLSAATLRGRLVRIRGRVEIGRGPLIDLAGVEGIEVVEGERALRR; translated from the coding sequence ATGTGGCCCGGTGACAGGCGCGATTCTGCATCCGACGGACGCCGGGCCGGCCGCGGCGTCTCCCCGGTCCTCGTCTGCCTCGTCGCGGCCTGCAACGGCCCCGCCGCACCCCAGGCCGTGGCCGCCCCGTCCGGGGCCGATGCGTCGTGCCGCCCGGCGGCCTCCCGGGAGGATCGCCTCGCCGGGGTCGGAGCCCGGGGCGAACTGATTCTCGCGTCCGGAGGCCGGGCGGTGCTCTCGGACCTGCGCTGGCCGGACGATCCCGCTCTCGACGCGGCTGCCCGGGGCCGCCTCTTGTCCTTCCGCGACGCGCCGCTCGTCCTGACCGAGCGCGGTTCCGAGGATCGCTGGGGCCGCCGCCGCGCCGATGGGATCGCCGGCGGGACCGAACCGGTCGATCTCGCCGGGGCACTGATCGCGGCGGGCCTCGCCTCCGCCGATGCCGGCGAGGCGGACGCCCTGTGCCGCCCTTCCCTGCGCGCCCTCGAAGAGGTGCCGCGGGCGGCGGGGCGCGGCCTGTGGTCCGGCGGCCCGGTCGCCGCGACCGACGCGTCGGCGCTGAACGCCCGCGCCGGGCGCTTCGCCGTGGTGGAGGGGCGCATCCTCCATGTCGGCGAGCGGCCGGGGCGGACTTATCTGGACTTCGCCCGCCGGGGTGAGACGGGCTTGACCGTAACCGTGCAGAAACGCACTTGGCGGACCCTTGCCGAACATGGTTTGTCGGCGGCCACGCTGAGGGGCCGCCTCGTGAGAATCCGCGGCAGGGTCGAGATCGGGCGGGGACCGCTGATCGACCTTGCCGGCGTCGAGGGGATCGAGGTCGTCGAGGGGGAGCGGGCGCTGCGGCGCTAG